The sequence below is a genomic window from Gammaproteobacteria bacterium.
GTTTACCATAGCCTTCCAGGATTTATCATCCGGCCGTTATACTGGATTGACACAATCAGGTAACGATCAATCACCGAGCATAGCGCCCAATGGCAAGATGGTGATTTATGCTACCCAAGCAGGTGGACGTGGTGTACTGGGCATGGTATCGACGGATGGACGCGTGAAGATAGTTTTACCTGCACGTGGCGGAGAAGTACGGGAACCGGCGTGGGGACCGTTTTTGAATTAGGTTCAAGACTGGGGGAGCATGACTAAATCCTTCTCCCCTTGTGGGAGAAGGTGCCCGAAGGGCGGATGAGGGGTGCGCTTATGCCTAGCATTCACTACTCAACACCAACCGAAACTCACCCCTCATCCGCCCTAGCGGGCACCTTCTCCCACAAGGGGAGAAGGAAAAAAGCCGTAGCTTAGAAAGAGCCAAAATTCAATCAACGAAGTGAAACAATTACAAACAAATTAAAATCAACGAGGAAAAATATGAATATGCATAGAGCAATAAAAATCGCAGTCATCAGCGTAGGTGTCATCAGCTTAGCCGCCTGCTCTTCCACACGTCACGGCGCAGGATCATCCATCTCGGACGCTAACGGCAGCGGCGCTGGCGGTACTTATACCCAAGGTATAGGGGGTGCCGGCGGTTTTCAGCCTAACACCAGCTGCAACGTGCCACAAACTTCAGGCTACCGCACCTCAGCCTATTACTTTGAATTCGACGACAGCAATGTAAATCCCGCAGATACCGGCCGTCTGCAATCCCTGGCACAAGCTTCCTCCGGCCAATCTGTCCGTGTCGTCGGCAACACCGACTCCCGCGGCAGCCGTGAATATAACGTCGCCTTAGGATGGCGCCGCGCCAATGCTGTTAGTTCCATCTTAAAGCAAAATGGCGTAACCCAGGTGGCAACAGACAGCAATGGCGCCGA
It includes:
- a CDS encoding OmpA family protein — its product is MHRAIKIAVISVGVISLAACSSTRHGAGSSISDANGSGAGGTYTQGIGGAGGFQPNTSCNVPQTSGYRTSAYYFEFDDSNVNPADTGRLQSLAQASSGQSVRVVGNTDSRGSREYNVALGWRRANAVSSILKQNGVTQVATDSNGAEKPIAFGSSEEDYQCNRRVDVLNRQ